A part of Hippopotamus amphibius kiboko isolate mHipAmp2 chromosome 16, mHipAmp2.hap2, whole genome shotgun sequence genomic DNA contains:
- the LOC130838736 gene encoding ras-related protein Rab-11A-like: MGHFTWIDGKTIKAQIWDPAGQEQYQAIISAPYHEAVGALSVYVTAKHLTYENIEQWLKEPRDHSDGNIVTMFVGNKSDLCHLRAVPTCEARAFAEKYTLPFTETSALGSSTIEATFQTILTEIYQIVSWKQMSDRHENDVSPSNSVVPVHVPPTTENKPKVQCGQNV, translated from the coding sequence ATGGGTCATTTCACATGGATCGATGGGAAAACAATAAAGGCACAGATATGGGACCCTGCAGGGCAAGAGCAATACCAAGCTATAATATCAGCACCCTATCATGAAGCTGTAGGTGCCTTATCGGTCTATGTCACTGCTAAGCATCTCACGTATGAAAATATAGAGCAATGGCTGAAGGAACCAAGAGATCACAGCGATGGTAACATTGTTACCATGTTTGTGGGCAATAAGAGTGATCTGTGTCATCTCAGGGCAGTTCCTACATGTGAAGCAAGAGCTTTTGCAGAAAAGTATACCTTACCATTCACGGAGACATCTGCTCTAGGCTCTTCAACTATAGAAGCTACTTTTCAGACAATCTTGACAGAGATATACCAAATTGTTTCCTGGAAGCAAATGTCAGACAGACATGAAAATGATGTGTCTCCAAGCAACAGTGTGGTTCCTGTTCATGTTCCACCCACCACTGAAAACAAGCCAAAGGTGCAGTGTGGTCAGAATGTATGA